Within the Medicago truncatula cultivar Jemalong A17 chromosome 4, MtrunA17r5.0-ANR, whole genome shotgun sequence genome, the region CATGttgattataatttttcaatttcttaaaaatcataactttTTTGATTTGTTGAATGATCTGACTTTAGAACTCTTTTCGTAGGTCTTCATTGTTGCTAGTGTTGTATCCTCCAGTCTGTTGTTGCTGGTTGTTGAATCCTATAGGGTGGACAGAAAGAAGATGGAAGAAATTGGATGGATAAAGCTTTTGGTTTTTATCATCCAATATACCTGCATATGCATACTCAGTTTTAGAGCATGAAGAACCTATATATTAATAAGCATTTGAAATGTATAAACAtaagaaatgcataaaaatggAGAAGGATAAACACTTGCAGATTCACTTATCAAGTAGAGTATGAAGAACTTTGAAAATGGCAAATGAATGAGCAATGCACAACGTGAGAAATGAGGGATGAGCAacatctatttatagcattttaCTTACAAATGGTCTTAATgtgatttgacaaaaaaagtctTTGACAATATCAGATTAGGTGGTTACTTGCATCACAATCAATGAAGAATCCCATGTGATGATACTAATGCAGCCAACATCTATTTCCCCGTTTGAATATAATATGATTTCACCCCTTTAATgaaatcatattatatttttaaaaaaaacataataaattgtCTTttgacctttaaaaaaaaacaattatagagAGGTAAACGGCCTTCACATCATACCTCCAATATATTCAAATGGggaaaaatccaaaataaaatggcACAAAAGTCAATCCACCAAAACTTGAGAATCTACAGTGGACGATTTTTTCACGTCTTGATAAGAGTATGGATATCATATCTCTATAACTCTATAAGGATTCATGATTGTTAATATCTAATTTCAATGGTTTGGAAACTAAATTGATGGttatttgttaaaaagatgtactGCGTGGAGGCATTATTCTAAATCCATTTAATAGTAAATGCTTTTTGCATAGGTCTCACATCTTATGTTAGTTCACCATTGTTCTAAATTTGTGACCCCATGACCCATAATATGTTATCTTGTTATAAAACTCGTGGTTctcattgaaaaataatatattatatttcgcACATACAGTTTCTATCAATTATTGCTACTGCCAGCATGTTGCTTTTGTCTATCAATTATTGCTCCTTGAATTATTGCTATTGCATATTCtgttttattgttattatttgtcataaataaaataaaataaatacacaaGTTCTTGAATATCacttttcctttaaaaaaatcagacaCTTTGTAAACTATATCATATCTCTTTAACTTTTGCAACGACACCCTCACAAATTGTACTGTGTGAATTCAATCTATCAAAAGCCATTGCTCCTTATCCacttgagagaaaaaaatggctGAAGGACTTCTGTTTAACATGATTGATAAGCTGATCGGGAAGCTGGGTTCTATGGTTGTTGAAGGCTGGAACATGAGAGATGATCTTCAAAAGCTGGTGGAGAATATGTCTGAGATCAAGGCTGTGGTTTTGGATGCAGAGGAGCAGCAAGGAACCAACAACCATCAAGTTCAACTGTGGTTGGAAAAGCTGAAAGATGCTCTTGATGATGCCGATAACTTGCTTGATGACTTCAACACCGAAGACTTGAGGCGACAAGTGATGACCTGTAACAAGAAGGCTAAAAAGTTTCACATCTTCTTCTCATCATCCAaccagcttctcttttcttacaAAATGGTTCAGATAATTAAGGAACTTAGTAAGAGAATTGAGGCCCTTAATGTTGGTAAAAGAAGTTTTAACTTTACAAATCGCACTCCTGAGCAACGAGTTTTGAAACAACGAGAAACTCACTCCTTTATTCGTGCAGAAGAAGTTATTGGAAGAGAGGAGGAGAAGAAAGAGTTGATAGAGTTGTTGTTTAACACTAGCAACAATGTGACAGAGAATGTTTCAGTTATTTCTATAATTGGAATTGGAGGACTTGGAAAGACTGCACTTGCTCAATTTGTATACAATGACAAGAAAGTGCAAGAACATTTTGAGTTTAAAAAATGGGTTTGTGTTTCtgatgattttgatgtaaaAGGTATTGCTGCAAAGATCACAGAATCTCAAACTAATGTTGAGATGGATAAAGTTCAATTGGAACTCCGTGAAAAAGTTGAAGGAAGAAGATATTTGCTTGTCTTGGATGACAATTGGAATGAGGATCGTAATCTTTGGCTTGAATTGATGACACTGCTGAAAGATGGCGCAGAAGGAAGTAAAATAATTATCACCGCAAGAAGTGAGATGGTTGCCAAGGCAAGTGGTTCTTCTTTCACCTTGTTTTTACAGGGTCTCGGTGAAAAACAATCTTGGACATTATTTAGTCAATTAGCTTTTGAGAATGAGAGAGAACTAGAGAATGAGGAATTGGTGTCAATTGGCAAGGAAATTGTGAAGAAATGTTCAGGGGTTCCTCTCGCCATCAGAAGCATTGGAAGCTTAATGTATTCCATGCAGAAGGAGGATTGGTCAACATTCAAGAACAAAGATCTTATGCAAATTGATGAACAAGGTGATAAAATTTTACAGCTTATCAAACTAAGTTATGATCATCTACCATTTCATTTGAAAAAGTGCTTTGCTTTTTGTTCATTGTTTCCAAAAGACTATTTCATTCATAAAACAACATTGATTCGACTTTGGATTGCACAAGGGTTTGTTCAGTCATCATCAGATGAAAGTACAAGTTTAGAAGATATTGGTGATAAGTACTTCATGGATTTAGTTCATAaatctttctttcaaaatatcaCCAAACATGTTTTCTATGGTGAGAATGAAATGTTCCAAATGCATGATATTGTGCATGATCTGGCAACTTTTGTTTCAAGAGATGACTATCTTTTAGTTAATAAAAAGGGGCAGCATATTGACAAACAACCTCGTCATGTCTCTTTTGGCTTTCAATTGGATTCTTCCTGGCAAGTTCCAACTTCTCTTCTCAATGCTTACAAATTAAGGACATTTCTATTACCAATGAATAATTATCATGAAGGTTCAATAGAATTGTCTGCTTGTAATTCCATCCTGGCAAGTTCTAGACGATTTCGTGTGCTGAATCTTAGCTTAATGTATTCAACGAATATTCCATCTTGTATTGGTAGAATGAAACAGCTAAGGTATCTTGATCTTTCTTGTTGTTTTAAGGTTGAAGAGCTCCCAAGGTCTATAACTGAATTAGTTAACTTGGAGACTCTTTTACTCAATAGGTGTTCTAAATTGAGAGAGTTGCCCAAAGATCTTTGGAAGTTGGTAATTCTTAGACATCTTGAGTTGGATGATTGTGATAACTTAACTTCTATGCCACTTGGAATAGGAAAGATGACTAATCTTCAAACACTGACACACTTTGTGTTAGATacaacttctaaagacagtgcTAAAACTAGTGAGCTAGGAGGATTACATAATTTGAGGGGACGACTCGAGATAAAAGGCTTGGAACATCTGAGGCCTTGTCCAACAGAAGCTAAGCATATGAATTTAATAGGGAAGTCACATCTTGATTGGTTATCATTGAAATGGAATGAACAGACTGTTGGTGATGGCAATGAGTTTGAAAAAGATGATATAATTCTACATGACATTCTGCACTCCAATATCAAGGACTTGGAAATAAGTGGATTCGGTGGTGTGAAATTGTCTAATTCAGCCAATTTATATACAAATTTGGTTGAATTGAAGTTATCCGATTGCACAAGATTACAATATTTTAAACTCTCAATGTTGCATGTCAAACGCCTTAACATGTATAATTTGCCTTGTCTGGAGTACATAGTGAATGATAACAATAGTGATAACTCATCATCATTTTGTGCGTCACTCACATATATAGTTCTCTTTCAGTTAACTAATCTTAAAGGATGGTGTAAGTGTAGCGAAGAAGAAATCTCAAGGGGTTGTTGTCATCAGTTTCAGAGTCTTGAAACcttaatgattaatgattgttatAAGCTAGTTTCAATTCCACAACACACATATATCAGGGAAGTAGATCTTTGTAGAGTATCTTCAGATATATTACAGCAAGTAGTCAATCATTCCAAACTAGAGGATCTACAGATAGAATCCATACTCAATTTGAAATCTCTCAGTGGAGTCTTTCAACATCTAAGTACACTGTCTGAATTGTGTATCGTCAATTGCGAGGAGTTTGATCCGTGCAATGATGAAGATGGTTGTTACAGCATGAAATGGAAAGAATTCACGAACCTCAAAGTATTGGTATTCAATACAATcccaaaaatgaaatatttaccAGAGGGGCTTCAACACATTACCACTTTACAGACTCTAAGCATTATACGTTGTGTGAATCTTACATCTATACCTGAATGGGTAACATCACTGCAAGTATTTTACATCAAAGATTGCCCGAATGTGGAAAATCAATAaggtaaataaattgttttgaatataTTAATACTATCATATCAAGACTGTATGTTTAGCTTTTGACACTTGTTTTGTCATGTCTTTCTTAGGCTGCTGAGTTGTCCTTTTTTCAATGATGATAGAAGGATTATAACTACTCAAGTCAAAGCCCCTACGCAAGCATAATCAGTGTAAGTTCTCTTAAATTTCTcatatttgttttataattataaagtattatttatgttgttgttcaTCATCCATAATAATATactatgtttatttttgttggcaGATTGATATTTTGCTGATTCCAAGTCTCATTTCAAGCGTGTTTCTCAGAATCAGAACGTGTCTTTACATTTTAGTGTCTTTAGTTTGTTAAAATAGTTTGGGATTTTAAAATGATTGTTTTATTTTCGacagaaaaaaatgattgtttgtgatattgtattgttcaactcactttttttgtgtttaatttACTTAAAGGATTCATAATTGTTTCGGTGAAAGGGTGAAtcacaatttttgtttatgaaaagtTTAGGGAAAGATTATTGTTTATTAAAATGATACCAATGACCATTTTGTGACTGAGAAGATTTGATCGCTCGAGGTTACAAGACGGAACTATGTGTTGAGTTTTTGtggattgattatgattaaaaGTGAATTTAAGATAAATTGATTGTGTTTGGACATAATCATGTAAAAATGATTTGCACAATAAATATGcgtgttaaattcaattttagactcaattctGGATGCAAAATCAGtttgtttatttaaaagttGTGCTAAGTTGTATATGTTGGtgaattcttttaatttaattacatATTACTAGTAGGTGGGTCGGTCACATTAAGTTGTTGATTATCCATTaagttttagaatgagtttTCTTATCTTTTGTGCAGTTTATACAACCGTGAAGAGTAGTTTATGCAATGGTATCTTGTGTAATTTATACAATGTTTTCAAAATCCATTAATTTGGCTGCAAGTTGTATTTGGGAAAGAATTTGAGGGTTTAAGTTCTATAAATTTCTGTTATAACAAATcagttgtttctttctttctctttatgTGTCTATATGGCTATTAAGAAAACGGAGATTGTGTTTGTTGGGAATATCTTAGTAAGTTGTGTATAATGTGCTataataatttgagagaaaatttAGGAAGTAAATAAAagcattttgaaacaaaataacatgtTGTTGATTGTATAATCAGAACCATATTTCGTATTATATAATACAAACTGTTTCAGAGTTGAGCAAACTGCTTAAAATGATTTCATATATTTGTGAATTTAACAAACTttcattatataatataatataaaagataATGAACTTACAATTATATCAAAAACCATTATGAAGTTGTCAATGATATGTCAGTAGGATTCcatgtcttttatttttcattatataaaataattacaaagtCCAAGACTTTCATCTTTTTCAAATTAGACTCCATGTCCAACATTTTTCTCATCAATAACCTTCTCTTTAGATAAGGTTGTCAACAAATACAAATCTTCATCTCCTACTACCTTATAACCTACGGCATATATCCACCTGCTTCGACTAATCTAGTAGGTCGCTTGCTACCTCCTAGGACCAGAAGTACCCATCCCAACCCAGTGGATTCAAACCAAATCATACCATATGATGATGGCTATCATTCCTTTGCCtcttcatttttattcattttggttGAACCACTTTTTATTAATGTCatatgaatcaaatcaaacagaATGTTTTCATCctcccaaaaaaatttgtttcatttttggtACTTAATGGACATAATTTCGATATTGATATGGTCTAGACATTTCTTGAACATAATATGGACTTTCATGGATTGCATATAATAGATGGATATAACTTGATCAAATATTGAATATAAAAATGGTCATAATCTTGATATTAACATGAACATAAATTGATCATTAGGGATTAaaaaccaaataatttttttttgataagatGAAAAcatcctattttatttttttaaggaataaaatcaaaatttactaTATCTTTAGAAACGAAAAACTTATTTCACTTAATTACTTTTGATTAGATGTTCAATTTTATCTCTTCAATTATAATGAATGAAATACCTTCAGCTTGTTTGAGTTAAAAACACTAGGTGCCAAAACACCAACCATCACTTCATGCATTATACAGTGCCGATTAATTctacaacaaaataatattcagCATGCTTTCTATACACAATTCCATAAATGAAACAAtacaataaaaatgaaaaacattatgCATCCTACCACACCTTATTCACTTCCCTTCCTAACTTTTTTTACATGAAGCCATTGAATGTCTAATAAACAAATCATAAAGTCCATTGTATGAGACTATATTATATTACAAAACAATCCAATATGTAGTGACAATTCTAGAAAAAATAAGAATAGTTAACAACTGAAGCCATGGCACACAGAAAGAACAATAATGAGAATCAATGCAATTATGATAGCAAGAACTATGAGCTTTATCTTCATGTTTTGATACCACATCTTTCTTCTCAACTGGGTTCCCTGCTGCCTGAAATCTTGTGCCTGCAAATGAATACCATTTCAATTGACATTCCAATTCACAATCTCATACAATATCCAAAATTAATGGACAAATTAAGTAGCATCATGCAAAGTTTTAGCCTAGATAATAAATAACTGATAAAAAAATCAACCCAATACTGCTAGAGTGTCAAGATTTTATTTAACTGGAATTATTGGACTTGGTTGCATCTGATCTAACAACAAAGTAATATAAGCTAAGCTCGAATCCCAGTGATCTCTAAGGATCAACAAGAAAACTAGATGTGAGAATTTGGGAGCAACCCGATGATCTAGGACGACAAAGAGATTTGGACACATTGGGATATGAATAACATGTCTTATAAATAACATTGACTATGTTCATAGTCGATGTAAACTAACCACTTATACTTGAACCAACAAGTACGTCATTCGAGTTTAACTCCAGAACTAAATATTGATATGCATGAGATTAATTAACTATGCGTACTTAAATACAAACTCTACTCCAGAATCATCTCCTAATTCAatttacatatataaaaatGTTGGTTTGGCTCAATAGTGactaaaaacaaacaacaaaattaagaaTCTAACCTGAGAGCGAAGGTTCTCAGTTTTATCCACCAAAATCTCAATCTTATTAATTAACGATGTTGTTCCTGAAGTTCAATAACTCCAAACCAGGTACTCACAAATTACTAATcgaacaaaaatatttaattaggaGATCcagttatatattattttatgtaacacaacaattttataattttattaatttaataacgAATATGGATTTATGTGAGTCcgaaaacttaaaaaaagttaattttattttatatgtgttaatatttttactaaatcccattaattttatctgtatgtgcatctataaatttacaagtatttataatatggtttattttattatattcgtgtgtatttattaagatattcgTCACATACCAATCCgtgataaaatttatttgtagaTATCATACATAGAATTTGTTGATCTTCTTGAATATGTCTCTAATCCGGGCAACGCCGGGTAAATACACTAGTATATGtcaaaaaaaagggaaaaaaaagcataagtgtacaaaatattgtcaaaaaaaaggcaacatgatagcgatgcatttttttagtattaaataaagtatacaaaatattgtataaaaaaaaggcataagtgtacaaaatattgtcaaataaaaaggcaagaggatatgaatgaaattgatgtGATGCAtatttttagatggaatttgttaggttaaattacTGCTAACCTACTTCAGCATTTTAGAGGGAAATTATTAGGTTAAGTTGCTGCAGACctaataaaattgataaacaaGGATGTGTGTTTACCTAAGaatcaaaatacaaatatatatgtaattgattaattgtcatttttttatgatcaatggtgctttttttttttttttttgagagagatgATCAATGGtgcttatatttatatattgtgtatTTAGATACTTAAtttaagatttaattttttattaaagtatcCCAATGccgtattttaaattttatatcttCTCGTATCGTCGTATCGGTATTGTATTGTATCGTATTTGTATCTTATAGAATATATGGACTTCGTAGGTTTGGCttgagaacaatttttttttaccaattttgCAGAAACACTGTATCTATCAATTATTgctctattttttatattgctCCTTGAATTATTGCTATCGTCAGTACTGGTGTGTTGTTTCTGTCAACCAGTTATTGCTCCTTGAATTATTGCTATTGCTAGTACAAATGTGTTGTCTGCCTAATATCAGTTTTTGCtgcttgaattattattatttactagTACTAGTATGTTGTTTTCATCTACTTCTTCCGTCACgaaataaatgattttgtttgattatgtCACTtcttgatcatatttttctattagtataaaattaaatgataatatataaggtattattaaaaaaaattgaaggaaggtattattaaatttgtttagATGAGTACTTTTAACactatgaagaaaaaattgacactaccaaaaaaagataaatacttttaaaatatcaaatttttataatttttttttaatatatgtgcaTGGATATGTATataacagtaaaaaaaaaaaaaaaaaagtcatttattTTGGTAGGGATGGTGTATTAGTTATTGCTCCATGAATTCTGTTTCATCgttattatttatcaaaaataaaataaaaaatacacaactTACGATTGATTCTTAAATATCAcatttgcttttaaaaaatcagATGCCTTGTAAGTAAACTactatatcatatcatatcatatctttTTAACTCTACCAAATTGTACTGTGTGAATTCAATCTATCATAAGCCTGTACTCCTTATCCACTTGTGAGAAAAA harbors:
- the LOC11419275 gene encoding putative disease resistance protein RGA1; its protein translation is MAEGLLFNMIDKLIGKLGSMVVEGWNMRDDLQKLVENMSEIKAVVLDAEEQQGTNNHQVQLWLEKLKDALDDADNLLDDFNTEDLRRQVMTCNKKAKKFHIFFSSSNQLLFSYKMVQIIKELSKRIEALNVGKRSFNFTNRTPEQRVLKQRETHSFIRAEEVIGREEEKKELIELLFNTSNNVTENVSVISIIGIGGLGKTALAQFVYNDKKVQEHFEFKKWVCVSDDFDVKGIAAKITESQTNVEMDKVQLELREKVEGRRYLLVLDDNWNEDRNLWLELMTLLKDGAEGSKIIITARSEMVAKASGSSFTLFLQGLGEKQSWTLFSQLAFENERELENEELVSIGKEIVKKCSGVPLAIRSIGSLMYSMQKEDWSTFKNKDLMQIDEQGDKILQLIKLSYDHLPFHLKKCFAFCSLFPKDYFIHKTTLIRLWIAQGFVQSSSDESTSLEDIGDKYFMDLVHKSFFQNITKHVFYGENEMFQMHDIVHDLATFVSRDDYLLVNKKGQHIDKQPRHVSFGFQLDSSWQVPTSLLNAYKLRTFLLPMNNYHEGSIELSACNSILASSRRFRVLNLSLMYSTNIPSCIGRMKQLRYLDLSCCFKVEELPRSITELVNLETLLLNRCSKLRELPKDLWKLVILRHLELDDCDNLTSMPLGIGKMTNLQTLTHFVLDTTSKDSAKTSELGGLHNLRGRLEIKGLEHLRPCPTEAKHMNLIGKSHLDWLSLKWNEQTVGDGNEFEKDDIILHDILHSNIKDLEISGFGGVKLSNSANLYTNLVELKLSDCTRLQYFKLSMLHVKRLNMYNLPCLEYIVNDNNSDNSSSFCASLTYIVLFQLTNLKGWCKCSEEEISRGCCHQFQSLETLMINDCYKLVSIPQHTYIREVDLCRVSSDILQQVVNHSKLEDLQIESILNLKSLSGVFQHLSTLSELCIVNCEEFDPCNDEDGCYSMKWKEFTNLKVLVFNTIPKMKYLPEGLQHITTLQTLSIIRCVNLTSIPEWVTSLQVFYIKDCPNVENQ